The Stigmatopora nigra isolate UIUO_SnigA chromosome 23, RoL_Snig_1.1, whole genome shotgun sequence genome includes the window GCCCACCAGGATCATGGGAACCTGAAAGCCACACGGCGGACATTAACCCTCTGACGGCCGTCCGTTGACGCGCACGTACGTACGTCGTCCGTGTCTTTCACGCGGAGGATCTGCTCTCGGAGGTCCTGGAGGTCGTTGAAGGTGGACTGAGCCGTGATGGAGTAGACCAAAGCGAAGCCTTGACCGTTCTTCATGTAGAGGTCGCGCATGGCCGTGAATTGCTCCTGAAAGAGGCCGCCGGATTAGGTGGGATTGCGCCTTCCCCCGCAGCGAAAAAGAGAGATCTTACCGTGCCCGCCGTGTCCAAAATCTCCAACATACACTGCTGGCAATCCACCTCCACTTGCTGCCGACACACAGAAACACTTAGCGGTGGACGGCCAAAGGGCAAAAAAAGTCGTTTGGGGTTCTTACCTTCCTGTAGGAATCTTCTATCGTGGGGTCGTACTTCTCCACAAAGATTCCCTGAACGAACTGGACCGTCTACGGGGACAACGCCAATGAGTAACGGGTCGTTGCGCTCCAAATTCCCGACCCGTTCGGTTACCACGCGGCTCTTACCAGGGCAGACTTGCCGACGCCGCCGGATCCCAAAACCACCAGCTTGTATTCACGCATCTTGACTTACTGTctggaaaagaagaaaacaaaatgatgcggacAAGCTAACGTAGCCGTTTGCCGGCATCCTGGCCGGCGCGCATACCAGTCGTGCCTGGGGCGGCGTAACAAGACGTGACACGAGGGCGGGATAAGTCGAGGAGGGTTGCCGCGGCGACtgcatgtgtgtgcgcgtgtgacCACGATTGTGTGGATGTTCCGTAGTAATCAAGTTGGGGCGCGTCGCAGAATGTTGAACTACCAACATAGCATAGTCAACAGGTCCAATCCGTTGGAAGGGGGCGGGATGGCAGCGAGTGAAGCAAGGACCCCTCCCCTCCCGCTTTGATTGGACGTTCAGCGCCGTCACTGGCAGCCAATGGTTCTGGCAGTCGTGAAGGTGTCATCTCGCGGGACCCTGAACGCCTCACGTGCCGACTAGGTGGGGTCCGTCAATACTATCGTGACGTGTTGGCGTGTCGTGGTCAAATTTGAGGCTCCAAATAAGCACATTGACGCgcacaaataaaagatttccgGTCGACCAGAAGCTGTGGCAACATGACGGAAGTTGGGTGTTTCCGTGGCCGCCACGGGGAGCTTCTCTGCCCGGCCAGGTCTCGCTCGCTCTAGGCCCCCCGCAGAAGGAGACGAAGAGAGGGGCGCTCCGCCATATTGTCAATAAAACCAAAAGCTTTTCGCCTGTCTTTCCTTCACATTGTCCGTCCGTGCGCCCGTCCCTGTGTCTGTCCGTCAGTCAATTTGTCTACGGCGACCCCGCTTCCGCAAAGCAGCCTGAGCTAGCCTCGGTCCGACCCTGCCtacctctctccctccctccttttcCCTCCCTCCCACCCACCGGAGCCCAACCCGGTTCAAGTCGGCCGTGTGTCACAAGAAGTCGCGGCGCGTCGTGTCTCACATGACGCGAGGACGGCAAAAGTGGATAAAGTCAGGCAAGGGGGGGacgaaaaaagaaggaaaaagggCTCACCGTCATCCACTCGTCGGCTGTTGTGTGTCCCCCTTTAGCGCGACCACGGGCCGCTCCCTACTAGGCAGACGTCAAGGAAGAGACGAGCGGAAGTTGCGCGCCCGCATCCGGGTTGGAACTTCAAAACAAGGGTCGCGCCGGAATCAGTGAAAGCCACCGAACACCAAAGTTATGGATCGTTGTCACTTTACCACTCGGCCCCGTAAAAAGAGAAATGCTGACAATTTTCAGAAAGCGGGTAGTGATGcaaattgttttccatttttggttcaaaaaaaaggaaagaaatgtaAGAGATAACCCTATGGACGATTTGGAATAGTAAACATACACAAATAAAGCGCGCAGTGTGTTGTGAAGCCGCACCCCAACAGGAAGGAATCACCCACAATAGCAAGTTCCGTTTAAAACACGGGACAGGAAGCTACAACACAGGAAATAGAAAGCCAAAATCCGATAACGAtacttgtaaaaaataaatatgactttTGTTTAATGGAAGTATATATTCCATTTCTATTTGTGTATACATTGTTCTTTCCCTATCTACagtatatagtatttatttagcttttttttctttaaaaaattataaaaaaaactttcctaATTCctgttttactcattttttcaCATTATATCAGGAGCTAAGTAAAACCTCAACCATTCATACAGGTTCATTCGTCCACTAGAAGaattttaatttcctttttaacAGATGAATGTAAACACAACAAACATGATAGCAGGCAGAAATGgacctttatttttaattccctCGGTTTCGGACACCATACAAGTGACAGAACCGGTCGGGCCGACGTTACCGCCGACGTCTGGTGGCATCTGCCCAGAAGCGGCGCCGTTTCCTTGGCGGGCGAAAAGCCGGCTGAGGAAGGAGCTCCCCCGCTCCTCCAAAAACGACGAGAAGCGATagagagaaacaaaaaaaaggttaaatccCACGGCTCAGCGGCGCCACCAGCCCGTGATGAGTTCGGGGCGCGGAGGCGGCCAATCAGGTCACAGCACCTGTTCTCCATTTGGGAGAAAGAAGGAAGGGGGGGGGattctgttgtttttcttttgtccgCGATGGGCCGCGTGACCTCTCCAAGCGCCGATTTCAGTGCAATGCATCATGGGAACGACCAATCGCTAGGAAATTGTCACTACGTGTTGTGTCTTGCGTATGTGTGCGTTGTCGTGGAAACATGCCATGGGGGTGGCTCCGTCGCCCCGTCGCGTTGCGGGCAGGCGTCCCTGCTTCTGTGGTGGCGCCTAGCTGGTGTCCATGGACTCCATGTTGGCCGTAGTGGAGTCCCTCTGGATGGAGTCGAAGATGGCGGCCAGCTCCTGATTGGACGAGATCTGCGACTGAAACTCCGACATGAGCGGCGACTTCTCCGCCTCGGGGATGGTCAACAGCGCCACCACCGCCCGCATGGCCGAGCGCTTCAGCTCGTCCTGCTTCTCGAACTCTTGCTTCACCGAGTTAGCCTTCACCTGAAAAGGAGGGAAAACTCCTTTTGAGTGACCGTCGAATTTGGCACCCTTAGTGGTCGGCgtgagaactttttttttttttttggaaacccCCTTAAGGCTCCACCTCCGATTCTGACAGCCATACCTTGGTGGTGCAGGTAGCTCTGAGAGGCTCCACCAGTCGGTCCAGCCTCTGCAGGACGGCGCTGGGACAGAGTGACGACAGACGGGCCAGCATCAAGAAGGTCAGCATCtacgagagagagaaagaaagcacGTCTATAAGACGGACAACGCTCGCCGAGGGCCACCCGACGCACCTTGATATCGTAGTGGTCCTTGAGGCCGTCCTCCACGTGGTTGAGGAAGGTGAAGATGTCGATGCGGTCCAGGCAGCTGTCCAGCAGCGTGTACATGCACTCAAAGGCCGCCTTGCGCAGGTCCAGCCCGTCGTCCACCGTGTGCTTGAACGGGCCCATCTCCACCTGCGCGCCACCCGCGACACCCTTGAGCGTCCACCGGCGGGCGGAAGCCGGCGCTCCGGGCCAGTCGGCGCGAGCGCTCCGCTCACCTCTCGTATCAGCTCCTTCCGCACTTTGGTCTCGTTGTAGAGCTGCGGCAGGACCGAGTCCAGGAGCTCCCGGATCAGGCTGGGCTTGTTGTGGGCCGCCGAGTTGAAGGTCACCAGGGCCACGCGCCGCACGTTCAGGTCGGGGTCTTCCAGCGTCTTCAGGAAGTCGCCTGCCGGACGGAAACAATGCGTCATGGCCAGGTCCCGCCCTGACCTTGCCCCGCCCACGTACCTATGCAGTTCTTGAGCAGGGGGTCGATGGGCTGCGGCTGGTCCGAGATGGTGAACTTGACGGCCGTCACCACCGAGCTCCGAGCGTAAGACGAGCCTGCGGCGGGGGCGGATCGGTGAGCAAAAGACCCGCCTTCGCCTTTAGCCACGCCTACGTACCCGAGAGCAAGTAGCCCTTAAGCCGCGGCAACAGCGTCTCGGGGTTGATGAGCGTCAGCTTCCCCAAGCACTCGGCCACCACGTTGCGCGTCCCCTCCTCCTGACACTCGCAGTGCTTGAGGAGCAGCGTCCAGACCGACTCCACGTACGGCTTCAGGCCGGACACCGACGCCGAACCTGAGGGCGCCGCCGACGGGAGGGGTGGGTGAAAGCCACCAAAAAAGGTGGGGTGGGGGCGACGTACTCACTGATAATCTCCTTGAGCGAGTGGAGCAGCAAGTACTGGCGCTTGGACGAGGAGATTTCCTGCAGGACGAAGGGGAGGTATTCGGGAAGGTTGCCCACGGCGATGCTGCCCAGCGCGTACGATGCCGCCGACTTGACCTGAAAAACGGACGGCGGGCAGGTGAGTCGCGGCTGAGAAACCACTAAATACTACGCCCGTACGCACCTCCTCGCTGGAGGACGAGAAGGCGTCCAGGATGACGGTCTTGAGCTCCGGCTGGCCGCTGAGGTCCACGTGGTGGCCCACCTCGCCCAGGGAGAGGAGCGCCAGCAGCCTGATGGAGTCGGTGGAGCGGCTATTTTTCACGTCCTGGCGGGCGCGAGAGCAAGCGTGAGTGGTGGCAATGCCGGCGAACGGGTACACGCCCACACACGCCCACACACGCCCACCTGTATGAACTGGCCGACCACGGCCGGGCCCTCGCCCGGACACTCCCTGGTGAGCGCGGCCACGCATTTGGCGATGGAGCAGTAAGCCTGCTTGTGGGGTAGCACGGCGCTCTGCGAGTAAACCGGACCCGTCAGCATCCTCAGCAGGTCCATGTAGCCCAAACCGGGCGTGTCCGTGGACACCAGCGCCTGAAAAGGGCACACCAAAAAGACTCCTGACTCCCGCGTCGCTCCTCCTCCGGGAAAAGGTCGTCGCCGATGCCGAGCGTACCTGGTAAAAGTCCAACATGGCGGCGAGAGCGCCCCCCTGCAGCAACGGCGAGCGGACCAGCGCGATGAGCTGAGCCAGGATATTGCCCCCGCTCAACTGGCCCAGCAGCGAGGGGTGCGTGGCGGCCAGCGTGGACAGGAAGCTCAGCGCCATTTGCGACACGTGCATGTCACCCTCCGAGATCAGCGGCGGCAGCTCGGCCAGCACCGCGTCCACCATGGCCGGCGTGACCGCCGAGCTGGGACCGGAAAAGACAAACATTCAGCATAGCGTCGGCGGGTTGCCATTTCATTTTTGTTCCGTCTTTTTTTACCTGTAGTTCCTGAGCAGAATGTCCAGGGCGGACAGCGTGCACAGCTTGAGCGCTCGCTGGTTCTTGCGCAAGAAGGAGGCCAGGATGGGGATGGCCTCAGGCAGCACGGGGCACAGGTCGATTTTCAGCGGCGAGCCGGCGATCAGCGTCAAAGCTTTAATCGGAAGCCACGGGTCAAAACGGACTTTCCGTAAGAGGAGCGGCGAGGTCGCTGACCTTTGACGGTGGTGAGCCGGGTGATCTCGTTCTTTAGGCGTTCCAGGAAGATGGAGAGCGTTCCGCGAAGCTCGGAGGGGAGACGGTCGCCTGTCATGACCATGGAAGGTTGGGGGCGGAGGGAAACCAACGGGCACCCTACGGGGCGGGGCCTACCTAGATTGCAGATGATCTGTCCCATGCAAGAAATGGCCCGTTCTTTGACCTCCTGGTCAATGTCGGCGGCTTTCAGGCGGCGGACCGTGCAGCCAAACAGGTCGTCGATGTAGGGGGAGGGGTCGAAGCTTTCCGAGGGGTCGTCCAGGGGTCTGATGACCTGTCGGACGAAGGGGGAGGGGCGAGTGAGACGCCGGAGACGAACGGAGGCGGAGACGGGAGGTTGCCGCCGACCTTGACTAGCTGCTGCGTGACCAGAAGCGCCTCCGAGGTAATCTTGTAGAAGGGGTCCCCCACGCACGCCACCACCGGCGGGACCAGGGCGGGCACGTGCGCGTGGAAGGCGTGGGCGGGGTGCGTGACCATGATGACGTGGAGACACGCCAGCGCGTCGATCTTCAGGTTGGAGCTGCTCGATTTGTCGTTGAGCGAGAAGATGATGCCTGGGGgagcataaaaaaaatggccgtcaTCCGATGGTCGGCACCGGCCCCCCCCCGGCTGTGCATCGTGTCTGACCTGGCACGAGCACGGGGATGTGTTGCGTGAGGGCGCCCGGGAGCACGTTGACCAGCTCCGTCAGCATGTTGAAGCAGCACTGGCGCGTTTTCACGCTCTTCTCCTTCAGCTGCTTGTGGAGCGCCTTCACGATGATGACCACCTGAGGGAGACGCCGCGCACGCCGTCACCAAAAGCCCGCCTGCGAGTCACCCGCCGTCCCACGGGCTCACCTGACTCTGCAGCAT containing:
- the LOC144181012 gene encoding ras-related protein Rap-1b; translated protein: MREYKLVVLGSGGVGKSALTVQFVQGIFVEKYDPTIEDSYRKQVEVDCQQCMLEILDTAGTEQFTAMRDLYMKNGQGFALVYSITAQSTFNDLQDLREQILRVKDTDDVPMILVGNKCDLEVERVVAKESGVGLARQWNSCAFLETSAKSKINVNEIFYDLVRQINRKSPVPGRARKKSTCQLL
- the cand1 gene encoding cullin-associated NEDD8-dissociated protein 1; translated protein: MASASYHISNLLEKMTSSDKDFRFMATNDLMTELQKDSIKLDDDSERKVVRMILKLLEDKNGEVQNLAVKCLGPLVSKVKEYQVETIVDTLCTNMLSDKEQLRDISSIGLKTVIGELPPASSGSALAASVCKKITGRLTSAIAKQEDVSVQLEALDIMADMLCRQGGLLVNFHPSILGCLLPQLTSPRLAVRKRTIMALGHLVMSCGNLVFIDLIEHLLSELGRNDNMSTTRTYIQCTAAISRQAGHRIGEYLEKIIPLVVKFCNVDDDELREYCIQAFESFVRRCPKEVYAHVPTVISICLRYLTYDPNYNFDDEDEDDNAMDAEQNDEDYQGSDDEYSDDDDMSWKVRRAAAKCLDAVVSTRHEMLPEFYRSVSPALVCRFKEREENVKADVFHAYLSLLKQTRPAQSWLADPDAMEQGDTPLTMLQSQVVIIVKALHKQLKEKSVKTRQCCFNMLTELVNVLPGALTQHIPVLVPGIIFSLNDKSSSSNLKIDALACLHVIMVTHPAHAFHAHVPALVPPVVACVGDPFYKITSEALLVTQQLVKVIRPLDDPSESFDPSPYIDDLFGCTVRRLKAADIDQEVKERAISCMGQIICNLGDRLPSELRGTLSIFLERLKNEITRLTTVKALTLIAGSPLKIDLCPVLPEAIPILASFLRKNQRALKLCTLSALDILLRNYSSAVTPAMVDAVLAELPPLISEGDMHVSQMALSFLSTLAATHPSLLGQLSGGNILAQLIALVRSPLLQGGALAAMLDFYQALVSTDTPGLGYMDLLRMLTGPVYSQSAVLPHKQAYCSIAKCVAALTRECPGEGPAVVGQFIQDVKNSRSTDSIRLLALLSLGEVGHHVDLSGQPELKTVILDAFSSSSEEVKSAASYALGSIAVGNLPEYLPFVLQEISSSKRQYLLLHSLKEIISSASVSGLKPYVESVWTLLLKHCECQEEGTRNVVAECLGKLTLINPETLLPRLKGYLLSGSSYARSSVVTAVKFTISDQPQPIDPLLKNCIGDFLKTLEDPDLNVRRVALVTFNSAAHNKPSLIRELLDSVLPQLYNETKVRKELIREVEMGPFKHTVDDGLDLRKAAFECMYTLLDSCLDRIDIFTFLNHVEDGLKDHYDIKMLTFLMLARLSSLCPSAVLQRLDRLVEPLRATCTTKVKANSVKQEFEKQDELKRSAMRAVVALLTIPEAEKSPLMSEFQSQISSNQELAAIFDSIQRDSTTANMESMDTS